A single Bacteroidota bacterium DNA region contains:
- a CDS encoding cysteine desulfurase, with product MKVYLDNAATTPLDKEVLDAMLPYLQEHFGNPSSIHSFGRKTRAAIEGARKIIAKNLNVSPSEIFFTSGGTEAINTAIRNAVNDLGVKHIITSKIEHHAVLHCAEALEHSGKIKLSFVNLDKKGHVDLNHLEQLLSSSEKSLVTLMHANNEIGNLLPLKRVGELCEKYNAIFHCDTTQTMAHYKLDLQSVNVHMVNGAAHKFHGPKGIGFLYLSNKVKINPFIYGGSQERNMRGGTENLYGIVGIGKAFEIAHHDMEAHHKHIQDLKTYMIEQLEKNIPAVEFNGDAKGSSLYTVLNVHFPPTENAEMMLFNLDIAGIAASGGSACTSGSNQGSHVLRNIGSDMNRPSIRFSFSKYTTKEEIDFCISKLKEIFLVKV from the coding sequence ATGAAAGTTTATCTCGACAATGCAGCAACAACTCCTCTCGATAAAGAAGTTTTAGATGCCATGCTTCCGTATTTGCAGGAACATTTCGGAAACCCTTCTTCCATTCATTCATTCGGAAGAAAAACACGAGCGGCAATTGAAGGCGCACGGAAAATTATTGCGAAGAACCTGAATGTTTCTCCTTCGGAAATCTTTTTTACTTCGGGCGGAACGGAAGCAATCAACACTGCCATAAGAAATGCAGTAAATGATTTAGGCGTGAAGCATATTATCACCAGCAAAATTGAACATCATGCGGTGCTGCATTGTGCCGAAGCGCTCGAGCATTCCGGAAAAATAAAATTAAGTTTTGTCAATCTTGATAAGAAAGGGCATGTTGATTTGAATCACCTCGAACAACTTCTTTCTTCCAGTGAAAAAAGTTTAGTCACATTAATGCACGCCAACAATGAAATAGGAAATCTTCTTCCGCTGAAAAGAGTAGGGGAGTTGTGCGAAAAGTACAATGCCATTTTTCATTGCGATACTACGCAGACAATGGCGCATTATAAACTGGATTTACAAAGCGTGAATGTGCACATGGTAAACGGTGCCGCGCATAAATTTCACGGGCCGAAAGGAATTGGTTTTTTATACCTGAGCAACAAAGTCAAAATTAATCCATTCATCTATGGCGGCTCGCAGGAAAGAAACATGCGCGGTGGAACAGAAAATTTGTATGGCATTGTTGGAATCGGAAAAGCATTTGAAATTGCTCACCACGATATGGAAGCGCATCATAAACATATTCAGGATTTGAAAACATACATGATTGAACAACTCGAAAAAAATATTCCCGCAGTGGAATTCAACGGAGATGCAAAAGGAAGTTCACTCTATACAGTTCTCAATGTTCATTTCCCCCCGACAGAAAACGCAGAGATGATGCTGTTCAATCTCGACATTGCCGGCATTGCCGCATCGGGCGGAAGCGCCTGCACTTCCGGCAGCAACCAGGGTTCGCATGTGCTGAGAAATATCGGCTCGGATATGAACCGCCCCTCCATTCGTTTTTCATTCAGCAAATACACTACGAAAGAAGAAATTGATTTCTGCATTTCTAAACTAAAAGAAATTTTTCTGGTGAAGGTATAA